GTCTGGACTTCCCAGCTCTTCCAATGTGATTTGTGTGGGTactcctccagcctgggctttgGAGCTTAGGGGCAGTAAGTAGGGACTGAGATCCACACATTACAGAACTGGTCACTGGCACAAAGAGTACCTCCCTTGAGAAGACCATGTTTTATCTTATGCCTTTCAAAAGCTTTCATTTCACTGTACTCAGTTTTAATTTTGTGAGTGCATACAGGGCACCTGTTTTCTCAGATGAGGTATCCCAGTGATAAGATTTGTCACTCATCAGCCATAATAATTACTGGCAATAGGTCAGGGCCTCCAGAGGCTGATCCAGGCCAAACAGATTCCTATCAAACATTAGGTGGGTAAAACTTTACACTGCCAGAGTTTATCCACcttcttatttttaaagtatttttcaagATTAACACATTTGACAACAATTATGGTACAGTCTTAATACAAGTCAAACCACTTTGATCCCTTGCTATCTGTTTTGAGGCTACAATCTATAGTAAGCTTTTACTGAAGGAAGACAAAAAACTTCCTTCAAATATCCACTGGCTATAAACACCTTGGTTTATGGGAAGCAGGAATTCAGCTACAATACTGCAATTGCACTCCAGTTTATCTACACAGTGAGCAAAACTGTTTCTACTGATGGTGGCCTGGGGTTGCTGGAGGCCAGGCCAGCATCACAGGACAGCAGCTATCTTTCCTTGGCATGGCCATTGGCACGGTGGGCTCTGTTGTCCAGGGGCTCAGAACCATTCCTCTGGATATAACCATTGCTTGTGACGTTGCTGAAACACGtgatcccatttttctccttttctctaaTTTTATCTCTTTCTTCATCCTTGTCACTTTCTTCTGTGTCACTTCTCATGTCCTTGTCCATCTACAAAGGCAGGTGAGTGAGAAGCCAGATAAACAGAGCAGTTGCACAAGCAGCAGTGATGGCTGAGCCACAGGCTGACCATgcctctgctgcctcagctccctTCAGCCTTCACATCACCCTTGGGAGCAGATTCTCCCTGCCTCTTTGCTTTCAGTCTCACTGGAATCTCATCTGTGACCCTGATACACATTCCTGATACACAGAATTCCTGAAATTAGGAATTACAGGctgcaaagcagagcaaaacCACAAATGCCCAGGACTGAGGACAACTGTGCAAGCCTGAGGAGATCCACGTTGCTGCCCTGGTCACTGGCAGgggggagaaggaaggggaggCAGTGAGTCAAGCTTGATTACACTTTCCAAAAGGGACAAGGAGCTAACTTGTGCCTACATGGcctgggtggctgcaggctgacaacactggggacaggctggaAACATGCCTCCCAAAGGCTCAACACAAAGCCACTCCACTCTGACTGCATTCAGGTTTATGGTCAGGTTTTTCCTCTTGTTCATTGACTGAGAGACCTATAATCCACTCCTAAGTATTTAATTATCTGCcttaaaaggaaagcaaaagagaaataatgggATAAAATGACAGCTTAGAAAAAAACAGCTCAGCACTTCCTGGCTTCTCAGGCTGTTTCTACTCTGCCATATAAGATGCCAATATTGGGGACAAATTCACAGTGTCACATTCCTTGTAGGATAGAGGGGAAGCTGCAAACCCCTTCTGTGACCTCAGCTTTAGAAACTGCTCAGGGGAAATCAGGTGCTGCCCAGAAATTTAGTCTCCATTTATGGCTGTCCATTCTTCTTGAGATCTCCCAGATCATACTGAGAACTCTATTTCAGCTCATGCTCTTTCCAGAGATCACTACAACCAGATGCAGACAGGATTTGTAAAAATCTAAATTTGCACTGAATTCATTCGACCTCCAAGGACAATATGGGTGGGAGATAGGATCTGCTGTGAACAACCTGCACCTTGGATCACTCTGGAACTGACAGATCAGGAAATATGCAGGAGTCTGGACCTGCAGCATAAGGACAAATAATAGTCAATATTACTAAATATACCCATTTATAGCCAGAGAATGTGGCTGAGGCCTTAAATCTGGCAAGATTCCCAAAGGAACTATAAAGCTGCTCTCTCTATGAGGGAATGAAACTTGTACTTCAGGATCTAGGCTGAGTACTAATTGCTTGGGATTAGGAAACATCATGTGAGAAGGTGGTAAAGATTATTCTGTAGCCAGAGAGGAAAACCATGGAGACCAGAAAGGCCTGCAAGAAGAACATGAACTGATTGCAGCAAAAGTTTTGTAGCTCTCAAAGAGAGAATGTCCTGTATTCTTGCTGATATTGCTTTGGGCTACAAAATATTGTCATTGAAACAGATATGTTTAGGACaattcttttttgctttttactgCTCAGTACAGAAAgctttcaaatatatttttatatcaaaTCTGGCATATCCATTTTagataaaataggaaaaattctGGACATGCTTCAGGATCTTCTTCCCTGATGGTTCTTTACTTTCAAATAAGACTATTTATTACCTCATCATTTTACACTACAGTAACGGCAGTGGTAATTCAGCCCACACAAAAACTAGGAAAACAATAAAAGGCAGTTGTATCTTCATTTCCAGCCCTGTTTCCTGATCTGCAAGTAATTTGCTCTGTGCTACCTTAAGGGAAGGCAGATAAAGAAATTGGGGACAATCAGGATAAAGAGGAGCCTTTAATGATTGCTCTCAGTTCCTGTAAGAGAATTCCAGTTGGATACTAATAAAACAAATCATCCTGGGCTCTGAGGTCACTTGTCACAAGGCACTGACTGCTCGCCTTTGGACTGCATCCTTGGCACGTGGCCAGCCATGGCTTTGATTTTGGGAACATGCTGAGCAGCACTTTGGTCTCACAGCAAATACTACAGGCCAGAAAGAGTGGGATGTGGGATGCATTCCATTTCAGTTTATACAGCTGGAGCTCAGAAACTCATCTCTGGTTGCTTTGTGCCTGttgagcagcactgccaggtgaAGTATGGAATGGATCATAATTTGGGCATGCCTGTTGCCTTCCACTGCTGGAAGAAGAGCCCAGGCAGCTAGTTTAGACAGAAATACCTACTGTGTGAAATTGCATTCAAAAATCCTGTACAATAAGGGAAACACTTTTACACTGACCTCACCAGTCATGACAATTTCCTCTTCCTTGATTTCTTAGTCTTGTTACAAATGCAAATCACACTGCACAAAGTGTTGGGATTTTTACCCAGATGTCACTGGCATTGTTCACAGACATCTCTCCTGGAGTCCAATCCATATTTTTGTTGAATATTTTTGAAGAAGTGGACCCAATATTGTAGTGATTCATAAAAAATTTTTTGGTCAACTTCCCCTAATACAACTGAGTTTCCTTCTACCTCACTGTTGGAAATACGCATATAGAATTTCAATAGAACAATAAGGAATCCACGCCAGATGGACCCCTGTATTCTCAAGCAGTCTAGGTGGACCCTCCCTCCCCATGTGATGCAAAGGACAGTGCAAGCTGATGCGTACCGTGCCCTGGAGGATGAACTTGTAGACCATGTGAATAATTAGGCAGGACCAGAAGacatggagcagctgcagaatcATCAGGAGAACATTCACAAAGTAGTATCCAAAGAAGGGCTGGAATATCTCCATGGAGTAATAGTAGGTGTTATAAAGCACTCTGCAAAACAGAGGGGATTGCAGTGGAGGGAAAGCATGTGGTTAACAGGGCCACAATTAAGCCCCAGAAATTTGTAGTCACAGAGGAAGTTTCAGATCAGCCTTTCCATCTTTACCTATCCCAGCTCTCAGTTCCCCACCTGAGGTACAcgggatggagccaggctccaGGACTGCTCCATGAACCCAAAGAGCAGCCTTTTTACCCCAGGGCAGGTGCAAAGGGGCAAACCCATGCTCCAGGACTAACACCAAAGGCTGCAGCCCCAGATAATCCTGCTGTCTCTCAGgaggcagctcctccctgtcccctcactgaGCAGACTCACGTGTAGGGGTAAATGACCAGGCGGCTGATCAGGAAGACAGCTGAGAAGATCATAAAGAGGCTGTCACAAGTTCTTTTCCACTTCATGTAATTGAATATCTTAGTTGGCTGGAAGGAGAAAGAACAATTAAACAGCAGCCAAGACAGCATTTGCACACACTCCAGGGGGTTAATGAGACATGTGTGACACAATCTGCATGCAGGTaaccacagctctcagctgggcACCCTTGGCTGagtcagcagagcagcagaggatcTGAGGAACACCCCAGTGCTTGGCCTGTGTTAGACAGAAGGGCATTCTGTGACTGAAGAGCACCATTGCTGATGAGGCTCTGCGTGGCTCACCTCTAAGAAGCAATCAGAAGCATCATGAATCACCATCACCAGTGTCCCAATGCGGATGTAGTTGGCACAGTATGAAAAACTGATCAGGAAGATGGTTGCAGCATGATGGACTATCTGCTCCTTGAAATCCTGATGAGAAGGGGAACAGCAGAGAATAAAACACATAATGTACCTCCTGCCCCAGTCTAAACGTGGTTCCTGCAGGTAGCAACGATATCTCTCTACCTAGTGACTAGGAAACCTCCCTCTACAAAGTCTTACCCACATTATTATTTTACCAAATGTATTCTAAAAATGTAGGCAACCAAGAGACCCAGGAATGAAGAGCTTGTGGTGTAAACTGAGGATCTCACAACAAAGAACACTCTTTCCCTCCACCAGCCATGGCCTGATGCTGCACCCTGTCTGTTGGGACACTGGCACCAGGAACACAAGCAGCTTTACTGGCAGAGAACCACCTCTTTGCCCGTCTCTGTGATCAGTGCAGCCTAGAAGAGTTACAAAAGAGCAATTTTTATATTTGGATTTTAAGTTTGGATTGAGAACTCTGCAGTACTTTGCACCTTTCTATATCAGGGCTAGTGTTCTCCACTTCCAATGAGTGGTAATGAAAATGCCTGTGAATGAGCAAGGAGAGACTGCCACAAAACCTTGACTATCACTATACACACACTCTTTGAGATCACTCTCCTAAGTATTCAGCTTGAGTCCTGGTTGTACTTGATTCTCCCCTGAGACTGCCACTCACCTTCCTCTTCACGTCAAAGGGCAAGGTGAACACCAGTGACCAGTAGAAGGAGAGCTCCAGCATGTAGTACCAGAacagggagggctggagaggctgggagagagggaCAGACATTAGTGCAAGGGCTGGAAGTGAAAACTCCTTCCAAGGCAAAAGGCAAATGTAGTGGGTTGATGCTGACTGGATGCCAGGCAGCCACCAAAGCCACTCTGTCACTCCCCTGCACAGTtggacagaggagagaaaatatgacaaaaggttcatgagttgagataaggacCAGGACAGATTGCTCATCAAATATAGTCATGGACAAAGCAGACTCTAATTAGAGATATGAATTAAGTTAATtgctaacaaaatcagagcatgATCATGAGAAGTGAGATAAACCCTTAGAAACACCtttccccctgcccctccctccttcccagctccacctCAAACCCCAGTTATGCAAGGACATGGGAATGGGGGTTATGATCAGTTCATCACCCAtggcttctcctgctgctcagcgAGAGGaatgctttccctgctgctctgtggggtccctcccatgggaaACAACTCTTCGTTAACCTCTCCAGTGTGAGTCCATCCCACAGGCAACAGCTCTCTGTGAACTGGCACAACATAAGCTCATCCCACAGAGAacagtccttcccaaactgctgcgGCGTGGGTCACCCTTCTATGGGGTGCAGTCCctcaaggacaggctgctgcagcacaggggcagggctccTCTCCCCACGGGCCTCCCACGGGGCCACAGCCTCCTCAGGCATCCCCCTGCTCGGGTGTGGGCTCCTCTTCCACAGGCTGTGggggatctctgcatccccatggatccccacgGGCTGAGGGTGGATTCTCTGTGATCCCCcaggatctctgcatccccatggatccccaggggctgaggggggatctctgcatccccatggatccccaggggctgagggtggATTCTCTGTGTCCCCCcgggatctctgcatccccatggatccccaggggctgagggtggattctctgtgtccccctgggatctctgcatccccatggatccccaggggctgagggtggattctctgtgtccccctgggatctctgcatccccatggatccccacgGGCTGAGGGTGGAttctctgtgtccccccaggatctctgcatccccatggatccccaggggctgcaggggcacagctgcttcaccctggtcctcagcacagcctgcagaggagcctcagctctggtgcctggagcacctcctaTCCCTCCTTgtccactgaccttggtgtctgcagagctgttcctctcCCATTTCTCAGCCTGCTCTTCTTTGGCTGCAAGTACAACTGTGcaataactttttctttttaaatctgttaTCACAGAGGTGTTACCACTATTTGTaattggcccagccttggcccGTGGCACATTCAACTTGGAGCCACCAgggattggctctgctggacacgGAGGAGGATTCTGGCAACTTCTCACAAAAGCCACCTCTGTAGCCCCCTGCTACCAAAAACAGGCACCGAAAACCCAATATTACAACCAAATCAACAACGCAGGCTCCCGCAGCTACAGGGGGAATTAGTTCAACTGAACAACACACTTGCTTACTAAATGTCATATGTGCCAAGATTAAATCAAACAGCAGGGGAAATTCAACTTTACCACACCATGTCAAACATTTAGGGAACCACCATGAAGACCGTGAATATTTTTAGGATTTCTTCAACATTATTCAGATTCCTGAGCAGACAGTACAGAGTTGTTTTTAAAACTACATAAACCAATTCATTATGGTGGAGAAGGAGTAGCTGAATAAACCATTCCCTTTTTAGGCTTGAAGATGCTTCAGATACCCTGCACTCTGTCAAAAATTTTCCAGTTTAATCAAACTAATGGGGGGAAAATCCAACCCCAGCAGGAAATGTAATTCACATTCTTTTGGGTAAATTATCTGAGCTTTTACAGCTGGGAAACAGAAAGCTTAGACCCACTCAGCAAGATTTTGTTACTTAACAAGcaatttttgctgttgttgcaTTGTATGACCTCCTTAAACCTGAATCTATTTGATTAATAATTACTATGACTAAAGTGGTTTTGCAACCATTTTCAAAGGAGAATGAAGTATCGTGCTCCCTAATACCAACTGGTTATTTACGGCCTTCATAAATTCtagtttgttttcctttgcagcaCCAGCAACTGGCCACAAGAGGAAGCACAGCTGGATGCCCTGGGGCTTCCAGGGAGGATATGTACATCTCCCGAGCTGGTATGTGCTGGTCACACTCCAGGTTATCCAAACAGGAGCTCTGGATCAGaagctattttttcccccagacaTCAGACTGTTGGGGAGAACTGGTGTTTCTTTTGTCATTGTCTGTAGCACACGGCATGGTCTGTTTAGTAGAAATTGTAATTAATGTATTTGTTGTTCCTGCTAATACACAGGTTTGTCCTTGACTTGCTTTTTGCCAGTGGGACATGACCAACCCTGGTTTTGGTCTTTTCTGGTTGTTACAAATGTTGGAAAATGAGTGTGCACTGGATTTACATGGAAAGGTTTTGCTAGAGGGGTGAGggcaggggtggcttctgtgacaAGTCAGAAGCTGCCCCCTGTCCAACAGAGCCAGCTCCAGACACCTCCAAGATGGATCTGCCACTGGCTCCATGAATGATAGTGCCAGCAGCTCAAGGACGATGCATTTAAGAATGGGAAAAACTGCTGGGCAAGAGTGGTGtggagagaggagtgagaatatgAGATACAGCTCTGTAGAGCCTCAGGTcagtgcaggaggaggaggaggaggaggtcctggtgctgcagcagagacTCCTCAGCAGGCCATGGTGATacaggctgtgccctgcagcccatggagggagCAGAAATccacctgcagtccctggaggAGCCCTGACTAGAGCAGGGGGACGTGGCCTAAGGAAGCTCTGAGCCTGTGCAGaccctgtgctgggacaggctcctggcagcacctgTGGACCTGTGCTGGACCCAGGATGGAGCAGTCCATTCCTAGTGGAGTGCATCCTGTGGGAAGGACCCACAGTGGAGAGGTTCATGGAGAGCTGTCTCCCACCGGAGAACCCCGCTCCAGaacaggaggaaggagcagcagagacaagaTGTGATGGACTGACCACAACCCCCATTCCACATCTCACTGCACCACTGCAGGGGAGGAGGTGCAGAATGTGGGGGTGAAGTTAAGCccaggaagaagggaagggTGCAGGAAGGTGCTTTTAagatttgggtttatttcttaTTAAACTACTCTTATTTCACTaacagtaaattaaaataatttttccccaagtcAAGCCTGTTTTACCTTTGATGGCAACTGGATatgctctctccctgtccttatctcaacccatgagccttttctatattttctctcccctttccatttgaggaggggagagaaaaatggGCTCGGTGGGCACACTGTGGCCAGCCAGGGTCAGTCCATCACAGTGTGCCCTTATGGAGGCTCCCATTGTTTGGACAAGACATGGATCACAAGTGTACAGAGCAGGAGACTGAGGGAGCCAAGTGATCCTTGCAGTCTTACATTCCTATTCAAGCCCCACTTGTTTGTATGGTTTAATTTTTACACAGAACTACAGACTTGCCTCTAAAATTTTTGTGTTCAAGCAATACTGGATTGTTCAGAGACTCATCCTCCAAGGCACTGCCTCACTCTTCAGTCATTGGTCCCATTACATTTCCTGGGCCTCATGCTGTTAGAATTGGGCATTACTTTTCTCTTTATGGGTTTGCAACCTCCATATACAGTCAAGGGGTCTTGCTCTAGCTTTGACTGTCAGACAAAACCCCTGGAACAAAAGTCTTCATTTTCTCTTGGTAGTGACAAAGTGCTCTGCCAATTCATCTTCTCTTGCATTAGATGAGACCAGGTACAAAGATGTTCTCTCCAGATGAGGGTCTGACTTTGAATTCTTAGGTCTTCTGTGTCTGAATTTAATTCAGTGTCCTCTTTTTGTCACTATTATAATTTGATTTTCAAAAAATACAGAGACACAATACAAGACTGATAACAGCAATTCTCCTTCTTGTGTGACTCACCTGTTGTGGATATCCTGTCCAGCACTCTCTATGGTCCCAAAGCCAAGGCTTCTGCAATAAAAATGCAACACGTATGTGAGAATATCAGAGGAGTTCTTTACTTATCAGTTGTCTAATTCCTTTAGTTTGTTACTACTATAGACTTTGCTGTCTTTTATTACAGGCAGAGCTGGTCTCACTGTCTGGAATCCAATTGCCAAGAGATTTCCACTACAAGGACTGGCATCTGCTTGTGACATTTCCAAATTGTGGCTATTTGCCTGAAATCTCACACACTATTTAACTGTTCCAAATAAAATAGCTCAGAGAAGACTTCTTCCAACTTTTTACCATCTTCTACAAGCTTGAGGTGGTGGTGATGTTctgaacatttaaaaataatcttacAAGTATTTCATTAGGAATACCTGTGATTTAGACAATAACACTTAAATGTGGATAGAAGGTTGAAAACTGGTGTGTCAAGtatgtgtttttttcctttaacagTGAAGGTTATGCTGCAGTTTGTTAAGTAACGAACCTCTGAAAAGATCCTGCTCTGTTCAATATAAAATTGGTAGTTTGGAACTTGGCAGTTTTGAAACCTTTATAGAAACATGGCAACTGCAGTGCCCAAGAGTCCTCCCTGCATGGAGCTGTGTCCAGGCTGGGTCAGAGCTCACAGAACACAGCAATGCCTCACACCTATGGGGGTAACTTTCTTTAAGTTCTACAGGGTTCCAGGTATCAGAGCTCAGGCAAGAAGGCAGCATTGCTTCTTCCCactgagcactgctggtgtGTGGGAGATACAGAGGCAAAGAGGAGGCAGCGGTTTTAGGTGCAGGGGTAATTTGGAACAGACACGGTTCCTGCTGACTGGGAGTGAGGTTGGGAATAGAATTTACAGCAAATACATGTGCAGAAGCAGGAGAGATGTGTGATATAGAACCAGAAAGCACAAAGCAAAAACTACCAAACAACTATGGCATACTGTTTACCTAAGCTAGAAAGGAACTCCAGATCCCTGAATTTCATAATTCCTCTATTCTCAGCAAATATAGCTGATTTCTAGTGGCCTGCTGGAAGATAACTTTCCTTTGTTACAGGCTGTTTCACTGACTTACATGCAGAGGTTTTTGCTGCCAGTCTAAAACTACTAATGCAGAAtttaaacatttgtttttttcctaaagaaagaaGTGAGtttcacaaaaacaaacacacatttAAAAGCTACCCAGGTTACAAAATAAACCTGTGAAAGTCAGAAAATTTCAcaagtatattatatatatttatatatatatatatatatatatatatttcacaGGTATATATATAACTTGTCATGTTAATTCTTTGTCCTTCTTTTTAAAGTAGTCATTTTAGTACAATTTAGGTAACagaataatatattttctaCAGGATCTAGAGGCACTATCTGTAGGATGGATGTCTCCCTTTTTTGTGAAAATTGTAAGATGTGTGTTGAATAAAGACATGGGTCACAAAAAGTGAAAATGGTATTTCATCCATATAATGGACAGACAACATGCTGAAGAATATGATTTTGTCCCTTCTTGCCATAGGGCTCTTGTATAATGCTAAGTAGATCATGCAGACCAAATTTCAGTAGCTGGTCTCAAGGAACAGTCTTCTGCTTTGATGTACAGATCCACAGAACACTGCAGATACCTTCACTCCTCACCTAGCTCATCCTCTATTCCTCATACTTTTGAGTACCTTAAAATCTGACTTAAAAGTCTGTGTAACTTAGAAGTCCTTCAGGTGCTACAATGAGAGGTTACAAGGAGAGTTTGTGCCTGTTGCCTTGGGATGTGCACATTTTACATCGCTTAACTCATCAAACTGTACCAGAAGACTTTTGCAAATCTCACCCAGGGAACCAGGCACAGCGAAAGAGTCAGGGGAGCCTTGAAAACAGAGGCAGCAAATGGCCACTGCCCCAGTCCCAGCTCAGTGACCACAGCTCAGGGACAAGAGCACACCCACGGCTCCTGTCACCACTTCTGCCTGATGAGGCAGTACAAATTGTATGAAGAGAACTCACAACCAATCACATCCTGggtaaggaaaacaaaattagcaGATACAATTATTAAATTGCAGTCCATGCTCCAAAGGAAGCCAAATTTATTTGCCTTAAAGAGGTATTAGGTACAACACACAAACAGGCCCTGCAGCTTCCAGCTTAGGTAAGTGTTCTATCTCCTACCCTACAGAAATTTACTTTTATACAATCTCAACTGCTTTCTGCTTTGCCAGAAGAAGAGGAAACATCTTGGTTCTGGAGTCCTTAAA
The DNA window shown above is from Ammospiza caudacuta isolate bAmmCau1 chromosome 28, bAmmCau1.pri, whole genome shotgun sequence and carries:
- the LOC131568843 gene encoding ceramide synthase 4-like, which codes for MARSLYEWLWQHEFWLPPGITWEDMQESEDTHYPQPRDLLLSIPFALILVVIRCAFERAIALPLSAKLGVRDKQRPKAQPNPVLETFYSTRCKNPKEGELLSLAKQCDLPVRKVEKWFRHRRNVDRPSLSKKFSEACWRFTFYIISFFTGLTVLYDKPWLWDHRECWTGYPQQPLQPSLFWYYMLELSFYWSLVFTLPFDVKRKDFKEQIVHHAATIFLISFSYCANYIRIGTLVMVIHDASDCFLEPTKIFNYMKWKRTCDSLFMIFSAVFLISRLVIYPYTVLYNTYYYSMEIFQPFFGYYFVNVLLMILQLLHVFWSCLIIHMVYKFILQGTMDKDMRSDTEESDKDEERDKIREKEKNGITCFSNVTSNGYIQRNGSEPLDNRAHRANGHAKER